The following are from one region of the Chromobacterium phragmitis genome:
- a CDS encoding type VI secretion system Vgr family protein → MDLTSLLASFASAFNQDQRLLTLELGGGHVAAEQLLPQSLDGEEGVSQAYRHVVTCLSPDGAIELKTLLGQSARIGIADPAGRESLRCGVVSQARLLGSDGGFSQYQLTIEPPIALLRHRRTSRVFQDMTVPDIVQQIVHEHQAANPVFARAQALEFKVGPAQPRSYCLQYREDDFSFIVRLLHEEGYAWRFEHLDGDSPQVKLAVFDDVYSLPPAEVERVRFHRSDATEEEDGLTDWSASRRIVPGNVALATFDYQPVSTQHTGDSSQIDQGQGGQALQSSLQDYDPQSLYYAGDAEQLSHYARLRQQAHDRLAKQFEGAGSIRGLTAGQWFRLDDHPAHDGDSHEQREFVVTGQRLQARNNLPTDLKAILPAGEPADAPFSTQIQAQRRGIPLTPAYAGTESAKPTSLGVQTATVVGPAGEEVHTDAQGRIKVQFHWQRPEEHPAIGAGLDDISSCWLRVAMPSAGAGWGHQFIPRIGQEVLVDFIEGDIDRPLITGVLYNGSHPTPDFSGAGSLPANKTLSGIKSKEHQGGGYNELLFDDTPGEVRAKLSSEPGKTQLNQGYLAHPRSNGKAQPRGEGFELRTDHHGAIRAAHGLLLSTEAQNGAGGKQLAREHAQSQLDSALSLSQALAETATGQLADAMETGPDEISSDNAKAGKKSDGHLQHHADALKAWEAGSNTDKDGKTAKDQAGQQPLLILSGPAGIAALTEQSQTLSAGQNLNLIAQRDANHATGRRWLHNVGQHISLFVSGVKDKVALKLIAAKGKVQVQAQSDAMELTADKDVTITSCKNIITVAAKEEILLTCGGGYIRIAGGNIEVHCPGQISVKGASHNLSGPTSLSQSVADLPREKGQYDQKFKIQWQGLDIPASNLPYRLKTPDGKMLFEGITNDIGETSLSRSQVPEGVIIEILKKKP, encoded by the coding sequence ATGGATTTGACCAGCCTCCTCGCCAGTTTCGCCTCCGCCTTCAACCAGGACCAACGCCTGCTCACGCTGGAGCTGGGCGGCGGGCACGTCGCCGCCGAGCAGCTGCTGCCGCAAAGCCTGGACGGCGAGGAAGGGGTGTCACAGGCCTATCGACATGTCGTGACCTGCTTGTCTCCCGACGGCGCCATCGAGCTCAAGACCCTGCTCGGCCAATCCGCCCGCATCGGCATCGCCGACCCCGCCGGCCGCGAGAGCCTGCGCTGCGGCGTGGTCAGCCAGGCCAGGCTGCTGGGCTCCGACGGCGGTTTTTCCCAGTACCAGCTGACCATCGAGCCGCCGATCGCGCTGCTGCGCCATCGCCGCACCTCCCGCGTGTTCCAGGACATGACGGTGCCGGACATCGTCCAGCAGATCGTCCACGAGCATCAGGCGGCCAACCCGGTGTTCGCCCGCGCGCAAGCCCTCGAGTTCAAGGTGGGGCCGGCCCAGCCCCGCAGTTATTGCTTACAATATCGCGAAGACGACTTCAGCTTCATCGTCCGCCTGCTGCATGAAGAGGGCTATGCCTGGCGCTTCGAGCACCTGGACGGAGACAGCCCCCAGGTCAAGCTGGCGGTGTTCGACGACGTCTACAGCCTGCCGCCGGCCGAAGTGGAGCGAGTGCGCTTCCACCGCAGCGACGCCACCGAAGAAGAGGACGGCCTCACCGACTGGAGCGCCAGCCGCCGGATCGTCCCCGGCAACGTGGCGCTGGCCACCTTCGACTACCAGCCGGTGTCCACCCAGCACACCGGCGACAGCAGCCAGATCGACCAGGGCCAGGGCGGCCAGGCGCTGCAATCCAGCCTGCAGGACTACGACCCGCAAAGTCTTTACTACGCCGGCGACGCCGAGCAGCTCAGCCACTACGCCCGGCTGCGGCAGCAGGCGCACGACCGGCTGGCCAAGCAATTCGAAGGCGCCGGCTCCATCCGTGGCCTCACCGCCGGCCAATGGTTCCGCCTGGACGACCACCCGGCGCACGACGGCGACAGCCACGAGCAGCGCGAATTCGTCGTCACCGGCCAACGCCTCCAGGCGCGCAACAACCTGCCGACCGACCTGAAAGCCATCCTGCCGGCCGGCGAACCCGCCGACGCCCCATTTAGCACCCAGATCCAGGCCCAGCGCCGCGGCATCCCGCTGACCCCGGCCTACGCCGGCACCGAATCGGCCAAGCCCACCAGCCTGGGCGTGCAGACCGCCACCGTGGTCGGCCCCGCCGGCGAAGAAGTCCACACCGATGCCCAGGGCCGCATCAAGGTGCAGTTCCACTGGCAGCGGCCGGAAGAACACCCCGCCATCGGCGCCGGCCTCGACGACATATCCTCCTGCTGGCTGCGCGTCGCCATGCCATCAGCCGGCGCCGGCTGGGGCCACCAGTTCATCCCGCGCATCGGCCAGGAAGTGCTGGTCGACTTCATCGAAGGCGACATCGACCGCCCGCTGATCACCGGCGTGCTGTACAACGGCAGCCACCCCACGCCCGACTTCAGCGGCGCCGGCAGCCTGCCCGCCAACAAGACCCTGTCCGGCATCAAATCCAAAGAACATCAGGGCGGCGGCTACAACGAGCTGCTGTTCGACGACACCCCCGGCGAAGTGCGCGCCAAGCTGTCCAGCGAACCGGGCAAAACCCAGCTCAACCAGGGCTACCTCGCCCATCCGCGCAGCAACGGCAAAGCCCAGCCGCGCGGCGAAGGTTTCGAACTGCGCACCGACCACCACGGCGCCATCCGCGCCGCCCACGGCCTGCTGCTGTCCACCGAGGCGCAAAACGGCGCCGGCGGCAAACAGCTCGCCAGAGAACACGCGCAATCGCAGCTCGACTCGGCCCTCAGCCTCTCGCAAGCGCTGGCCGAAACCGCCACCGGCCAACTGGCCGACGCCATGGAGACCGGCCCCGACGAGATCAGCTCGGACAACGCCAAGGCCGGCAAGAAGAGCGACGGCCACCTGCAACACCACGCCGACGCGCTGAAGGCCTGGGAAGCGGGATCGAACACCGACAAGGACGGCAAAACGGCGAAAGACCAAGCCGGCCAGCAGCCGCTGCTGATCCTGTCCGGCCCGGCCGGCATCGCCGCCCTCACCGAGCAAAGCCAAACCCTCAGCGCCGGGCAAAACCTCAACCTCATCGCCCAGCGCGACGCCAACCACGCGACCGGCCGGCGCTGGCTGCACAACGTCGGCCAGCACATCAGCCTGTTCGTGTCGGGGGTGAAAGACAAGGTGGCGCTGAAGCTGATCGCGGCGAAGGGCAAGGTGCAGGTGCAGGCGCAGAGCGACGCGATGGAGCTGACGGCGGATAAGGATGTGACGATCACGTCCTGCAAAAACATCATCACCGTTGCAGCCAAGGAAGAGATTCTATTGACTTGCGGCGGTGGCTATATTCGCATCGCCGGCGGCAATATCGAAGTGCATTGCCCAGGCCAAATCAGTGTCAAGGGCGCTAGCCATAACCTGAGTGGTCCCACCAGCCTAAGCCAAAGCGTCGCGGACTTGCCTCGTGAAAAAGGGCAATACGATCAGAAGTTCAAGATTCAATGGCAGGGACTAGATATCCCTGCCAGCAACTTACCTTACCGACTCAAAACACCGGATGGAAAAATGCTTTTCGAAGGCATAACTAACGATATCGGAGAAACCTCACTTAGCCGAAGCCAAGTGCCAGAGGGTGTGATAATTGAAATCCTGAAGAAAAAACCATGA
- the tssE gene encoding type VI secretion system baseplate subunit TssE: MSASRHAQILPSVLDRLLDDEPDQSHIEAISLFELSQFKQALARDLEALLNTRLMSLDEVMEPFPQARNSLLSFGIPDLSGISLLNPDDRELLREQLRRSIELHEPRLSRVRVNLDAPREMERHLRFRVDAVLKVHPHRPPVTFDATLQLSSNVYKVQG, translated from the coding sequence ATGAGCGCGTCCCGCCACGCCCAGATCCTGCCCTCGGTGCTGGACAGGCTGCTGGACGACGAGCCGGACCAGAGCCATATCGAAGCGATCAGCCTGTTTGAGCTATCCCAGTTCAAGCAGGCGCTGGCGCGCGACCTGGAAGCCCTGCTCAACACCCGGCTGATGTCGCTGGACGAGGTGATGGAGCCCTTCCCTCAAGCGCGCAACAGCCTGCTCAGCTTCGGCATTCCCGATCTATCCGGCATCAGCCTGCTCAATCCGGACGACCGCGAGCTGCTGCGCGAGCAACTGCGCCGCTCGATCGAGCTGCACGAGCCGCGGCTGTCGCGCGTGCGCGTCAATCTGGATGCCCCCCGCGAAATGGAGCGCCATCTGCGCTTCCGCGTCGACGCCGTGCTCAAGGTGCATCCGCACCGGCCGCCAGTCACCTTCGACGCCACGTTGCAACTCTCCTCCAACGTTTACAAGGTACAGGGCTAA
- the icmH gene encoding type IVB secretion system protein IcmH/DotU yields the protein MNQASTQTPERAITVSAPAAPAMREMLEDGIYLLFLLKEGNAPSSAVEFNRRVDHFLGQFERNARNFNKDNNAISHAKYAFCALMDEIILSSDFALRDEWERMPLQLRLFGEHLAGEGFFNRLEQLRNNPAENIEALEVFYTCLLLGFQGKYLLEGQEKLGYLVHKLGQEIQQVRGGKADFAPNWQLPQRFQAFVRHELPLWLYFALLAIVGAGIFVAFRWLLSRQTASVFGL from the coding sequence ATGAACCAAGCAAGCACCCAAACCCCTGAACGCGCGATCACCGTCTCCGCTCCGGCGGCGCCGGCCATGCGCGAGATGCTGGAAGACGGCATCTACCTGCTGTTCCTGCTGAAGGAAGGCAACGCTCCGAGCAGCGCGGTGGAGTTCAACCGCCGCGTCGACCACTTCCTCGGCCAGTTCGAGCGCAACGCGCGCAACTTCAACAAGGACAACAACGCCATCAGCCATGCCAAATACGCATTCTGCGCGCTGATGGACGAGATCATCCTGTCCTCGGATTTCGCGCTGCGCGACGAATGGGAACGCATGCCGCTGCAGCTGCGCCTGTTCGGCGAGCACCTGGCCGGCGAAGGCTTCTTCAATCGCCTGGAGCAACTGCGCAACAACCCTGCCGAAAACATCGAGGCGCTGGAGGTGTTCTACACCTGCCTGCTACTGGGCTTCCAAGGCAAGTACCTGCTGGAAGGCCAGGAGAAGCTGGGCTATCTGGTGCACAAACTAGGCCAGGAAATCCAGCAGGTGCGCGGCGGCAAGGCCGATTTCGCTCCCAATTGGCAACTGCCGCAGCGCTTCCAGGCCTTTGTCCGCCATGAGTTGCCGCTGTGGCTGTACTTCGCGCTGCTAGCCATTGTCGGCGCCGGCATCTTCGTCGCCTTCCGCTGGCTGCTGTCGCGCCAGACCGCATCCGTATTCGGGCTATGA
- the tssK gene encoding type VI secretion system baseplate subunit TssK: MLQAQRILWGEGMFLRPQHFQQHALFQEQAQSNLLQLTHRHAWGVQRLALDEAALKGGIVRVDELTLLFRDGTLLQAPSHAPLPLSRELAAMPQAGVKTTLYACLAQLQPYGGNTRNGDASARPTRFHSDHREVSDLYTQALAADLSTLQLDVKLMLEEENRDGYDSIPLCQLEKDATGQWGVGREFLPPLLAIEGSTELMQMLRRLLDILLVKSQSLAGAHRERAKSVMEFGSADISSFWLLHTVNRNFARLRHLSQCQPLHPEELYMALSEFCGELQTFATLYTLSDIPGYRHDRLHEVFPPLDLQIRELLETVVSARYKVIPLHSPRPSFHIGRLESDRLLENVDFYLSVQSDQPASYVIDNVPLKLKIGAPDDVERILNSAMRGVSLAHSAQTPSAIPVRVGNHYFALEPGSEIYSRMLQSRSVCIYIPQTLANISIELIAVFR, encoded by the coding sequence ATGCTTCAAGCACAGAGAATTCTATGGGGCGAAGGCATGTTCCTTCGCCCGCAACACTTCCAGCAGCACGCGCTCTTCCAGGAGCAGGCCCAGTCCAACCTGCTGCAATTGACCCACCGCCATGCCTGGGGAGTGCAACGCCTGGCACTGGACGAAGCCGCGCTGAAAGGCGGCATCGTGCGCGTCGACGAGCTGACCCTGCTGTTCCGCGATGGCACCTTGCTGCAAGCGCCGAGCCACGCCCCTTTGCCTCTGAGCCGAGAACTCGCAGCCATGCCGCAAGCCGGCGTGAAAACCACGCTGTACGCATGCCTGGCCCAATTGCAGCCCTACGGCGGCAACACCCGCAACGGCGATGCCAGCGCCCGCCCCACTCGTTTCCATAGCGACCATCGCGAGGTGTCCGATCTGTACACCCAGGCGCTGGCAGCCGACTTGTCCACGCTGCAGCTGGACGTCAAGCTGATGCTGGAAGAAGAAAACCGCGACGGCTACGACTCCATCCCGCTGTGCCAGCTGGAAAAGGACGCCACCGGCCAATGGGGCGTGGGACGAGAATTCCTGCCGCCGCTGCTGGCCATCGAGGGGTCCACCGAGCTGATGCAGATGCTGCGCCGCCTGCTGGACATCCTGCTGGTGAAGAGCCAGTCGCTGGCCGGCGCCCACCGTGAGCGCGCCAAGAGCGTGATGGAATTCGGCTCCGCCGACATCAGCTCCTTCTGGCTGCTGCACACGGTCAACCGCAACTTCGCGCGCCTGCGCCACCTGTCGCAATGCCAGCCGCTGCATCCGGAAGAGCTGTATATGGCGCTGTCGGAATTCTGCGGCGAGCTGCAGACCTTCGCCACGCTGTACACGCTGTCCGACATCCCCGGCTACCGCCACGACCGCCTGCACGAGGTGTTCCCGCCGCTGGATCTGCAGATCCGCGAGTTGCTGGAAACCGTGGTGTCCGCCCGCTACAAGGTGATTCCGCTGCACTCTCCGCGCCCTTCCTTCCACATCGGCCGCCTGGAAAGCGACCGCTTGCTGGAGAATGTGGATTTCTACCTGTCGGTGCAGAGCGACCAGCCCGCCAGCTACGTCATCGACAACGTGCCGCTCAAGCTCAAGATCGGCGCGCCGGACGACGTGGAGCGCATCCTCAACTCGGCGATGCGCGGCGTCAGCCTGGCGCACTCGGCCCAGACGCCTTCCGCCATCCCGGTGCGGGTGGGCAACCACTACTTCGCGCTGGAGCCGGGCAGCGAGATTTACAGCCGCATGCTGCAATCGCGCAGCGTCTGCATCTACATCCCGCAAACCCTGGCCAATATTTCGATAGAACTGATCGCGGTCTTCCGCTGA
- the tssJ gene encoding type VI secretion system lipoprotein TssJ gives MILAASALPLLGGCWGPKNITLSTEASQMLNRDKHGKPLSVVVQVYQLKTDQEFKLLTPDLLASGKPIENMLGSSVLSRKELLFVPGSKQEMDVTIDDGANFVGVIGYFRQPNPQFWRLLYSADRVRSKDLKFKVADCYLQAIKPEALQLPDQPKTGSVECASARN, from the coding sequence ATGATTCTCGCCGCATCTGCGCTACCGCTGCTCGGCGGCTGCTGGGGCCCGAAGAATATCACGCTGAGCACTGAAGCCAGCCAGATGTTGAACCGCGACAAACATGGGAAACCGCTATCCGTCGTGGTCCAAGTTTACCAGTTGAAAACTGATCAGGAATTCAAATTACTCACACCTGACCTTTTGGCCAGTGGCAAACCAATCGAGAATATGCTTGGCTCATCCGTATTATCTCGCAAGGAATTACTATTCGTCCCCGGCAGTAAGCAGGAAATGGATGTCACGATTGACGACGGCGCCAATTTCGTCGGCGTGATCGGATATTTCCGCCAGCCGAATCCGCAATTCTGGCGCTTGCTTTACAGCGCCGATCGCGTACGCAGCAAGGACCTGAAATTCAAGGTCGCCGATTGCTATCTGCAAGCAATCAAACCCGAAGCCCTGCAATTGCCCGACCAGCCCAAGACCGGCTCGGTCGAGTGCGCGTCCGCCCGCAATTAA
- a CDS encoding M15 family metallopeptidase, translated as MPGEYAHGSQIRQALLEEKLVPPPPLPPSAFVDAVAEKPQLALDKADRDWSRMDPVFVQDVLRVMERMKARGFPMVLLEGYRSAERQNKLAGGSVKVTQAKGGESKHQYGLAADLAPVRNGKVVISERDPWAMQAYNALGEEAQAAGLTWGGVWSFRDYGHIERAGSLRALLAQRNKK; from the coding sequence GTGCCAGGCGAGTATGCGCACGGCAGCCAGATTCGGCAGGCGTTGCTTGAGGAAAAACTGGTGCCGCCGCCGCCGCTGCCGCCCAGCGCCTTTGTCGATGCGGTGGCGGAAAAGCCGCAACTGGCGCTGGACAAGGCGGACCGCGACTGGAGTCGGATGGACCCGGTCTTTGTCCAGGATGTGCTGAGGGTGATGGAAAGAATGAAGGCGCGCGGCTTCCCGATGGTGCTGCTGGAGGGCTACCGAAGCGCCGAGCGGCAGAACAAGCTGGCTGGCGGCAGCGTCAAGGTGACGCAAGCCAAGGGCGGCGAGAGCAAGCACCAGTATGGCCTGGCGGCCGACTTGGCGCCGGTGCGCAATGGCAAGGTGGTGATTTCCGAGCGCGATCCATGGGCGATGCAGGCCTACAACGCGCTGGGAGAGGAGGCCCAGGCTGCCGGCTTGACCTGGGGCGGCGTGTGGAGCTTCCGGGATTACGGCCACATCGAGCGCGCCGGTTCGTTGCGCGCATTGTTGGCGCAACGCAACAAAAAATGA
- the tssM gene encoding type VI secretion system membrane subunit TssM, protein MLHKGWLRNAKVASAIGFLILIALIWWLGPWLGLASVEARLGWIVAVMIVWVLALLIGQALAKRAGGLLEGMLRRQADDAVINASADKRAEVTLLRQRLLGAIDTLKKSNLGSARGSAALYELPWYMIIGHPAAGKSSAILQSGLTFPFSDKSGIQGVGGTRNCDWFFSTEGVLLDTAGRYATESEDRTEWLAFLKLLKKHRAKAPVNGIMVAISLPELAQHNSEGFVLYARQVRERIHEVCNTFGLMVPIYLVFTKLDLLGGFAQFFHDAGEEERSRVWGATLSSDQGTGFDAGAVVAQQFEQLYRGLVQMGEEKLVGARGDAVKSAHFAFPIEFHGLQEAVVKFVRILFEEDPYHSRPLLRGFYFTSALQEGVPRIVTAGRVQGQFDLSSVGMDKHQAPASYSYFLRGLFREVLFPDQHLIFQQTRPSGSRWRLAGMAAGLVSLAAVAGLWTWSFVGNQQMVAQVNAERVQAQKLAASGQLYDRLSGLLILQRRLEELQTYRRNGEPWQIGLGLYQGEELERNLRKAYFAGLKDVMLSPVQKNLETTLAALKPGVVQPVTVTEPPKPEAKPEPKPVAKPAPKPYKPRPKHGLPNIQLGALELPQRATTAKLDASASAAGVVAADGTQPQKSQKLDVAYNALKTYLMLHDRRRMEEAHLADQLPRYWRPWLESQRGEYPVGEVMAQAEKLVAFYVSQIKEADLPLIDNDVKVVTDARDVLRGSFKQLSAQERVFNEIKARANTRFAPLTVARILDNRDMDIMASSQMVEGAYTREAWNAYVRTAIDEASKGTIRSDDWVLASSTQDDLGKDGDVEKNRAALEALYRAQYIAAWHKFLSGVVVRDITNPAQSASAMTRLSDKQNSPIKLILARAALETSWDNPSELNRSLETAKRSVLEKTTEFFKSGDAPAAKNEKQFGVVGAHFSGVAALVKGDNSPINGYLDQLAKLKVKMVAITSTDEPGAQARTVLQSTLNGSGSELGDTLSYVDNTLLNGATPDTVEMVRPMLVRPLSQSYSALLGPVAQDINQAWANEVLPQWRQLAGKYPFSDSSSSASVADINRFVKANEGTLDKFINKYLTGLVQKKGDTLVPRAWGNEGVRFNPQFLSGVSSLMALANTQLQDGENSRFELQPLPTPGLSEIVLSIDGQELRYRNGPQQWQPFNWPGSGSEGARIQVVNYAGASTVVGNQSGRMGLMRLLAGAKVNVDGDSAAQLTWTLPKGSGAEGQTVRFNFRMLGGVNPLQLNRLYKLTLPERVTL, encoded by the coding sequence GTGTTACACAAAGGTTGGCTACGCAATGCCAAGGTGGCATCGGCCATCGGATTCTTGATCCTGATAGCGCTGATCTGGTGGCTGGGGCCCTGGCTTGGTTTGGCGTCGGTTGAGGCGCGCTTGGGCTGGATCGTCGCGGTGATGATCGTATGGGTTCTGGCGCTGTTGATCGGCCAGGCGCTGGCCAAGCGCGCCGGCGGCTTGCTGGAAGGCATGCTGCGCCGTCAGGCAGATGACGCGGTGATCAACGCCAGCGCCGACAAGCGGGCGGAAGTGACGCTGCTGCGTCAGCGCTTGCTCGGCGCGATCGATACGCTGAAGAAGTCCAACCTCGGCAGCGCCCGCGGCAGCGCGGCGCTGTACGAGCTGCCCTGGTACATGATCATTGGTCATCCCGCGGCCGGCAAAAGTTCCGCCATCCTGCAGTCCGGCCTGACCTTCCCGTTTAGCGACAAGAGCGGCATCCAGGGGGTCGGCGGCACGCGCAATTGCGACTGGTTCTTCTCCACCGAAGGCGTGCTGCTGGATACCGCTGGCCGCTACGCGACCGAGAGCGAGGACCGCACCGAGTGGCTGGCCTTCCTCAAGCTGCTGAAGAAGCACCGCGCCAAGGCGCCGGTCAACGGCATCATGGTGGCGATCAGCCTGCCGGAGCTGGCCCAGCACAACAGCGAGGGTTTCGTGCTGTACGCCCGCCAGGTGCGCGAGCGCATCCACGAGGTGTGCAATACTTTCGGCCTGATGGTCCCCATTTATCTGGTCTTCACTAAGCTGGACCTGCTGGGCGGCTTCGCCCAGTTCTTCCACGACGCTGGCGAGGAGGAGCGTTCCCGCGTATGGGGCGCGACCTTGTCTTCCGATCAAGGCACTGGCTTCGACGCCGGCGCCGTGGTGGCGCAGCAATTCGAGCAGCTGTACCGCGGCTTGGTGCAGATGGGCGAGGAAAAGCTGGTGGGCGCGCGCGGCGACGCGGTGAAGTCGGCCCATTTCGCCTTCCCGATCGAATTCCATGGCCTCCAGGAGGCGGTGGTCAAATTCGTCCGCATCTTGTTCGAAGAGGATCCGTACCATTCCCGCCCGTTGCTGCGCGGCTTCTATTTCACCAGCGCGTTGCAGGAAGGCGTGCCGCGCATCGTGACCGCCGGCCGTGTGCAGGGTCAGTTCGATCTATCGTCTGTGGGCATGGACAAGCATCAGGCTCCGGCATCGTACAGCTACTTCCTGCGCGGTTTGTTCCGCGAAGTGCTGTTCCCGGACCAGCACCTGATCTTCCAGCAAACCCGCCCCAGCGGCAGCCGCTGGCGGCTGGCGGGGATGGCTGCCGGCCTGGTGTCGCTGGCGGCCGTTGCCGGCTTGTGGACCTGGTCATTTGTCGGCAATCAGCAGATGGTCGCCCAGGTAAACGCCGAGCGCGTCCAGGCGCAGAAGCTCGCCGCTTCCGGCCAGCTCTATGACCGCCTGAGCGGGCTGCTGATCCTGCAGCGCCGGTTGGAGGAGTTACAGACTTACCGCCGCAACGGCGAGCCGTGGCAAATCGGGCTGGGCCTGTATCAAGGCGAGGAGCTGGAGCGGAATCTGCGCAAGGCCTATTTCGCCGGCTTGAAGGATGTGATGCTGAGTCCGGTGCAGAAGAATCTGGAAACCACGCTGGCGGCGCTGAAGCCGGGCGTGGTGCAGCCGGTCACCGTGACCGAGCCTCCGAAGCCGGAGGCCAAGCCGGAGCCGAAGCCGGTCGCCAAGCCTGCGCCCAAACCGTACAAACCACGGCCGAAACATGGGCTGCCGAATATCCAGCTGGGCGCGTTGGAACTACCGCAGCGCGCGACCACCGCCAAACTGGACGCCTCCGCGTCTGCCGCCGGAGTCGTCGCGGCGGACGGCACGCAGCCGCAGAAGTCGCAGAAGCTGGATGTCGCCTACAACGCGCTGAAAACTTATCTGATGCTGCATGACCGTCGTCGGATGGAAGAGGCGCACCTGGCTGACCAACTGCCGCGCTACTGGCGTCCATGGCTGGAAAGCCAGCGCGGCGAATACCCGGTCGGCGAAGTGATGGCTCAGGCCGAGAAACTGGTGGCATTCTACGTCAGCCAGATCAAGGAAGCGGATCTGCCGCTGATCGACAATGACGTCAAGGTCGTGACCGACGCGCGCGACGTGTTGCGCGGCTCGTTCAAGCAGTTGTCCGCCCAGGAGCGCGTGTTCAACGAGATCAAGGCGCGCGCCAATACCCGCTTCGCGCCGCTGACGGTGGCCCGCATTCTGGACAACCGCGACATGGACATCATGGCCAGCAGCCAGATGGTGGAGGGCGCCTATACCCGCGAGGCGTGGAATGCCTATGTCCGCACCGCCATCGACGAGGCCAGCAAGGGCACCATCCGCAGCGACGACTGGGTGCTGGCCTCCAGCACCCAGGACGATCTGGGCAAGGACGGCGACGTGGAGAAGAACCGCGCCGCGCTGGAGGCGCTGTACCGCGCGCAGTACATCGCCGCCTGGCACAAGTTTCTGTCCGGCGTGGTGGTCCGCGACATCACCAACCCGGCGCAGTCCGCGTCGGCGATGACCCGCCTGTCCGACAAGCAGAATTCTCCGATCAAGCTGATTCTGGCGCGGGCGGCCCTGGAAACCTCCTGGGACAATCCGTCCGAGCTGAACCGTTCGCTGGAGACCGCCAAGCGATCCGTACTCGAGAAAACCACCGAGTTCTTCAAGAGCGGCGACGCGCCGGCGGCCAAGAACGAGAAACAGTTCGGCGTGGTGGGCGCCCATTTCTCCGGCGTGGCCGCGCTGGTCAAGGGAGACAACTCGCCGATCAACGGTTACCTGGATCAGTTGGCCAAGCTGAAGGTGAAGATGGTGGCCATCACCAGCACCGACGAACCGGGCGCGCAGGCGCGCACCGTGCTGCAGTCGACGCTGAACGGCTCGGGCTCCGAGCTGGGCGACACGCTGTCCTACGTCGACAACACCTTGCTCAACGGCGCGACGCCGGACACGGTGGAAATGGTGCGCCCGATGCTGGTGCGCCCGTTGTCCCAGTCGTACAGCGCGTTGCTGGGCCCGGTGGCGCAGGATATCAACCAGGCTTGGGCCAATGAGGTGCTGCCGCAGTGGCGCCAGCTGGCCGGAAAGTATCCGTTCAGCGATTCCAGCAGCAGCGCGTCGGTGGCCGACATCAACCGCTTCGTCAAGGCCAACGAGGGCACGCTGGACAAATTCATCAACAAATACCTGACTGGCCTGGTGCAGAAGAAGGGCGACACGCTGGTGCCGCGCGCATGGGGCAATGAGGGGGTGCGTTTCAACCCGCAATTCCTCAGCGGCGTCAGCAGTCTGATGGCGCTGGCCAACACCCAGTTGCAAGACGGCGAAAATAGCCGCTTCGAACTGCAGCCGCTGCCGACGCCCGGCCTGTCCGAGATCGTGCTGAGCATAGACGGCCAGGAACTGCGCTACCGCAACGGACCGCAACAATGGCAACCGTTCAATTGGCCGGGCAGCGGCAGCGAAGGCGCGCGCATCCAGGTGGTGAATTACGCCGGCGCCAGCACCGTGGTGGGCAACCAGTCCGGCCGCATGGGCCTGATGCGCCTGTTGGCCGGCGCCAAGGTCAATGTCGATGGCGACAGCGCGGCCCAGCTGACCTGGACGCTGCCCAAGGGCAGCGGCGCGGAGGGGCAAACTGTCCGCTTCAACTTCCGCATGCTGGGCGGCGTGAATCCGCTGCAGTTGAACCGCCTGTACAAACTGACGTTGCCCGAGCGCGTGACGTTGTAA